TCATCCTTGCCGACGTCCCCAGATCCAAGTCTGGCCAGGCTTCCGGGATACAGTCCACGTCGCGCCAGATCGGCTCCGCGCTCGGCATCGCTCTCCTCGGCACCGTGCTGGCCGTGTCACTCGGGTCCCTCGCCAGGGACGGGCTCGCCTCGCTTCCCCAGATTCCCGAGCAGGGTCAGGTCGCCATTGCCGACGGGTTCCGGGAGTCGGCCGGACAAATGCTGGTGGGACTGAGGGAGCGCCCGGACGCGGCACCGCTGGTCCCCATCCTCGAAGAGGCCCTCTCGGATTCTGCTCGACGATCCTCTCTCGTCGGCGCGTTGATCATCTTCATCGGCTTCCTGATGAGCTGGCTGCTCCCGGAGACCCGGCAGAGCGACTCCCGCGCCCGTTCCCGGGCGCGGGAGTAGACATCACACCCTCTCTGGGACGTCCATCTCCTTGGGCAGAACGAGGTTGGCGACAACACCCACGAGGGCGGCGAGTGCCAGTCCTGAGACCTGGACGCCAAACCAGACGATCCCGTGTTCGAGTCCGGTGACTCCCAGGCCGAGCACGAGAATCAGGGCAACGACGATCAGGTTCCGGCTGTGCGTAAAGTCGACCTGCGCGTCGGCCAGCGTGCGCATGCCGATCGAGGCGATCATGCCGAAGAGAATGATCGACAATCCACCGAGCACCGCCACGGGAACGGTCTGCAGAATCGCGGCCAGTTTCGGGATGAAGCCGAGCACGATTGCGAAACCGGCACCGATTCTCAAGATTGCAGGGTCGTATACGCCGGTGACCGCCAGCACACCCGTGTTTTCGGAGTAGGTCGTGTTGGCAGGGCCACCGATGAACCCGGCCAGCAGCGTCGCCACACCGTCGCCGATGAGGGTCCGGTGCAAGCCCGGCTGTTTGAAGAAGTCCTTACCAACCACGCCTCCGTTGGTGAGGATGTCGCCCACATGCTCGATCATCGTCACGAAGGCGACCGGCGCGATCAGCGCGATTGCGCCCCACTGAACGTCCTGCCATGCCCACGTGAAGTTCGGCAGACCGATCCATGCGGCCTCTTTGAAAGGAGTGAAGTCGACGGCACCGGCGAAGATGGCGACGACATAGCCGAACACCAGGCCGGTGAGGATCGGAAGCATCTTGAACAGGCCTCGGAACCACACCGCCGCCACGATCGTTCCTCCCAGCGTCGCAATCGCCAGCCACCATTGCCCCGACGCCATCCCGACGGCCGTGGGAGCAAGCGTGATCCCGATCACCGCAATCACCGGCCCGGTCACGATTGGCGGAAACAGACGGCGAACCCGTGCGCTGCCCACAAAGGTCACGGTCAGCGACATGAGTGCGTAGATGACACCGGCTCCTACGATGCCGGCGCCGACCGCCGCCCACGAGTAGCCGCCGTCACGCGCAGCGATGATCGGAGGAATGAAGGCGAACGAAGACCCCAGGAACACCGGCACCATTCGCTTCGTCAGCAGATGGAAGATCAGCGTCCCGAGCCCGGCGGAAAGCAGCGCTACCGCCGGGTCCAGGCCGGTAAGTAACGGAACCAGGATCGTGGCTCCAAACATCGCGACGGTGTGCTGGGCACCCAACACCACCTTCTTCTGCGCGGTCAACTCCACAACGTTCCTCCCTCCATAAAAAAGGCCGCCCATCGGGCGGCTGCGTACATGTTCGATGAGTTGATCATCGAGAAGTCACGATAGCATGAGCGTTCTACGCTCGCCCATACTCAGTACTTGACACTCGGTGGCGCAGCCATCGTCACCAAACGACCCCGGGCGGACGCATGCGGCGACTCCGCCATCGAAGGATGGAGCACGAAATACGTGGTGCCGCCAGGTGCAGCCCGGCTGTTCAGTATCCGCTCTGCAGGCGGCGCATCAGACCGAGCACGGCTCGTATGGAGAACAACGCGTCGCGACGCGAGACCATCGCAGAGGCCGGAGAGAGCACCGCG
Above is a genomic segment from Gammaproteobacteria bacterium containing:
- a CDS encoding uracil permease; translation: MGGLFYGGRNVVELTAQKKVVLGAQHTVAMFGATILVPLLTGLDPAVALLSAGLGTLIFHLLTKRMVPVFLGSSFAFIPPIIAARDGGYSWAAVGAGIVGAGVIYALMSLTVTFVGSARVRRLFPPIVTGPVIAVIGITLAPTAVGMASGQWWLAIATLGGTIVAAVWFRGLFKMLPILTGLVFGYVVAIFAGAVDFTPFKEAAWIGLPNFTWAWQDVQWGAIALIAPVAFVTMIEHVGDILTNGGVVGKDFFKQPGLHRTLIGDGVATLLAGFIGGPANTTYSENTGVLAVTGVYDPAILRIGAGFAIVLGFIPKLAAILQTVPVAVLGGLSIILFGMIASIGMRTLADAQVDFTHSRNLIVVALILVLGLGVTGLEHGIVWFGVQVSGLALAALVGVVANLVLPKEMDVPERV